Within the Corallococcus exiguus genome, the region GCACGTCCTGGAAGACCGGCTCCTGGACGCCCAGGCGGAGCATCCCGTCCCCATAGGGAGATGCCCCCTCGGCGGGCTCGGTGTAGAGGCCGAACGTCGCATCGCGCAGGGACTGCTCCAGCGGGCTCATGTCCCGCAGTACGACGCGCGCCAGGGATTGCCACTGTTCGCCGTCAACACTGCCCTCCAGGACGAGCCAATCCTTACCGCCCCTGCCTTGCAGGTAATACAGCCCGCGCACCACCGCGCGGCGCGGCAGGGCCGGCTGGGGCAGGGTGATGACGACGTTGTGGAAGCGGGGGTCGGTCTCCTTCTCCCAGAAGTCCACCGGGGTGAGCAGGCCATCCGTCCATGGACAGACATCCGGAAAGGACGGCTCGCACGTCGCGCCGCGACTGATGGGGCGCAGCGTCCCTGCGGGCAGCGGTTCGGCGCCGGTGCGCCATTCCTGCCGGAAATAGACGGAGCTGGACTCACCGCCCAGCGGAGAGAACAACCACGAGCCCATGCTGGCGGCGCGCAGCCGCACCTGGGGCGCGGCGAAGTCCTCCAGCACGTACGGGCTCGGCGTCCATGGGGACTCCGTGCCCTTCTGCCGCCAGAGCAGCTCGCCGCCGGACGTGACCCACAGCAGGGGCTCCGGGGCGGTGGGCAGCAGGGGAATCGTCGAACCGTCGTCGGCGAGCAGCTCCAGCGTGTCGCCGGTCTCCGGCACGGGAGGTGCCGGGGGCGCGGGCGGGAAGGCCACGGTGGGGCCCTGGTCGCTGCTGCCCACGATCGGGCGCGCATCCCACGGCTTCAGCGTGGGCAGCTCCACGTCGTCCTGCATGGTGAACGAGAGGAAGGTGCCGCTGCCGTCCGCGTCCAGCGGCAGCGCCAGCCGCAGGCGGTTCGAGCGCCTGTAGTAGTCCTCCTCGCGCACGGCGTCCCCGGACAGCATCTCCAGGGTGAAGTCGCCCGAGGCCTCCGTCGTGGCGGTGGTGAGCGGCGTGAAGACGTCGTCCTCCAGCCGCTCCAGGCTCAGCGTCTCGCCGGAGCGCGGCGTGCCGTCGCGGTGGAGCGCGCGGCCGTACGCGAAGATGGGGTCCTCGGGATAGCGGTCGCAGCCAGCGGTGGTGAAGGCCAGCAGTCCCAGGGAAGTGACGAGTGCGCGTCGCATGTCAGTAGGTCGCCTTGAGCCCGAAGAGGGGGAGGATGACGGGGATGCGCATGGGGACCCGCACGGGGCGGACGTCCTTGTGGGGGGAGCCCTCGTAGTCGCCGCCTTCGGAGCGGTACTCGTAGGCCACCACCTCCTGCTGTGCGGAGAGGTTGAGCACGTCGAGTGACGCATCCAGGGTGAAGTCCTGGTAGGCCCACGACTTCGCGATGCGCGCGTCCACGCGGAAGAACGGCGACAGGCGCTGCGTGCGGTCCAAGTCCTGCCGCACCCATTCCGTCGAGCCGTCGCCGTTCGTCACCCAGCGCTGCGTCTGGGAGGTGAGCTGCCCCGTCTCCGGACGGCCGGTGTTGAAGTGCACCACCGTGCCCACGGTCCAGTTGTTGCCGAACTTGTAGCTGAGCGCGGCGTTGAAGGTGTGCGCCTGCTCGAAGGCGAAGGGCAGCGTGCCCTCCACCGTCTCCAGCACGCGGTTGTCGTCGCCGATGCGGGCGAAGCGCGCCTTCCGCTTGCTCTGCAGGAAGCTGTAGGACACCCAGCCGAACCAGTGGCGGCCCAGCGGATGGCGCGCCATCAGGTCGAAGCCGTAGGCGTAGCCGGTGGTGGCGGGGTCCTCGCCCAGGCCGCCCCGGCGGCGGCGGTTCTCCGCCACGTCCACCAGGTCGAACTCCACCGCGCGGGAGAGCGGGTTGAAGTACGCGTCCGCGCTCAGCTCCAGCCCCTCGAAGGCCTTCCACTCCGCGCCCACGTCGAACTGCGCGCCGGACTGGAGGCCGTAGCGCAGGCTCGCGGTGTCGACCGCGGGCACGTGCACGAGCACGGTGGGCGGCTGGTGGAACAGGCCCGCGCCGCCCTTGAGCGTGAGGGTGTCCGTCAGTGTGCGGCGTACGGACAGGCGCGGCTCCACCGCGGTGAAGGTCATACCCGGCACCAGGTGGTACGCATCCACGCGCAGGCCCGGCGTCACCACCCAGTCTTCCGAGGGCTTCCACGTGACGGACGCATACGCGCCGGAGAAGGTGGCCAGCGCGCTGGGCCGCTTGAGCGGATCCGCGTCGTCGGAGGGCCGCCAGCCCGGAGGCCGCGCGGTGCCGATGAGCGTGGTGGCGGAGCGGCGGTGCTCCACGTCCGCGCCCACGGCCAGGTCCAGCGAGGACGTCAGCGTGCGGCGCCACCCCGCGCGCGCGGCGATGCTCGCCTGGCGCAGCCCGTACTCGCCCACCTTCTCGCGGAAGAGGTCGCCACCGGTGTCGCGCGTCCGCTCACCGGTGAGGCCCAGGCCGTCCCAGCCCAGCGTGATGCCGACCTCGCCCTCGCCGTCCGCCACCGGATGCGTGCCGCGCAGGTCGATGCGGTGGAAGCGCGACACGACGCCGGCTCCTTCCGCTTCGGCCCGCAGCTCCGGCGAGATGCCCACGTCGTCGGAGCTGCCCAGCGCGAACAGGCGCAGGCGGCCTTTGCCCACCTTCTGCTCGACGCGCGCCTGGTAGTCCCAGAAGCCCGCGCGCAGTCGCTCCGCTTCCGAGTTCTGCAAGGCATTGGCCGCCAGCGAGATGAGCAGCGCGGAGTAGCTGAAGCGGCCCGCCAGGCTGACGCTGGTGCCGGTGGACTCGAAGGGCTGTTCGATGAAGCCGCCCGCGTTGAGCAGGTCCGCGTACGCGGTGAAGTGCAGCCGGTCCTCGCGAGGGCGGCTGAGGCGGCCCTCCACCGCGCCGCCCAGCACGCGGCCGTACTGTACCGGCGGCGTGCCCGGATAGAAGTCCACGGTGTCGATGAAGTCCGGGTGCACCACCGCGGGCCCGAGCAGCAGGTGGTACAGCATCGGGATGCGCACGCCGTCCAGGAAGAAGCCCGTGGCGGCGGGCTGGCTGCCGCGCACCACCGGGTAGCTGATGCCTGACGCGAGGCTGCCCACGCCCGGCATCAGCATCACCACGCGGAACGGGTCGCCCATCGTGCCGGGCACCTCGCGGATCTCCTGTTCGTGCAGGCTGATGCGGGTGACCTCCGTGCGTGGACGCTCGTCGCGCACGACGGTCTCGTAGGGGTTCACCTCGCGAGGCTGGAGGCGGTAGACGACCTGGAGCGTCTGTCCTTGCGTCAGCGTCTCCGTGAACACCGTCGTCGCATGGCCAGGAGCGCGGACCTCCAGCGTGTGCGAGCCCGGCGATACGTCCACCGTGAAGAGACCCCGAGCGTCCGTGGTGGTGGCGGGCTGGATCGCGCCGTCCAGGAAGAGGGCCGCGTCCTGTAGCGGGCGACGCGTGCCGCGTGCGCGCACCTCGCCGGTGACGCGTGTGGTGGAGGCGGGGACCTGCACGGGCGGCGTGAAGCGGTAGACGAAGGGCAGGCGCACGGCCACGGGAGTGCCAGCCAGTGTGGCCGGGGTGAAGCGCAGGCCCGGGGCCGCGGCGAGCGCCGCGTCGGTGAGGCGAGGCTCGGCGGCGGCGCGCACCACCTTCGCTTCCGCGACGTGGCCTTCCACGTCCACCAGCAGCTCCAGCTCCACCTCGCCCGGCGTGCCCTCCAGTCCTTCCGGCCATGCGGCGGGAGCGTCGGCGGTGAGGCTGGGCGGCACGAGCGCCGTGTCACCCGCGTCCGGAGAGAAGCCCAGGCGGAGGGCGTCCTCGGCGGAGAGGGCCTGGCCGGCGTCGGTGGCGTGGACGTCCACCTCCACGGCGCGAGGCTCGCTGGTGGAGGAGGGCACGCCCTGCGCGAGGGCGGTCGATGCGGACAGGAGCACGAGCGTCAGCGCCAGGGGGGCGGCACGGGGGAGGAACATGGGCGGGCGCTTCAACACCGGACCCCTACAAAAGTGACACCCGCGCTGGCGTCGGAGTGCTCCGGCCCGGCGAGGACACTGCCTGCGTTCATGGATTCGGCTCAAGGCGCCCATGACTTCCCCGGCCCGTGGCGGAAGTCGGTTCACGCAGGGCATACGGACCGGGAGGCGAATCCCTGCGGTGCCTTTCACGCGAAGTCTATTGGATGCCGTGCCAGGAGTCGCCGGGCCGCTCGAACCCCCCGCCATTCCCCCCGCGCCGCGCCACTCCGTCCCCCAGGGCGGCGCGCTGTGCGAACGCGCACGGCCCTCTGTCCCGAGGTGCCGCCCCCTGGAGCCGCGACATGGGCGGTCGTTACACTTTTTCATGTCGAGCGGAAGCCACGGCCAGGGTTCCGCGGGGAGGGCGCATGCGGACGCCGAAGGACGAACTGCTGCTCCGGGCGATGGACCATGCGTTGTCAGCGCGAACGATAGAGGCGGTCGAGGCGCTGGCCGCGCTCTATCGGTTGTTGGACGCGGAGCGCATTCCCGAGGACGAGAACTACGCCGTGTTCGCCACGGCATTGTCGCGCCGGTTGGAGGGCGCGACGGGCGCGCTGCATCCGTACCGGGCGTCGGAGGTGGACGGAGGCGCGCCACAGATTGAGTTGTTCCGGCGGTTGATGAAACACCTGCCGCTGGCGTCGGCGGCGGACGCGGTGGCGAACGCGCTGCTCGCGGACTTCCTGCGAGGGCACGCGGAGCCGACGCTGCTGGACGTGGGCATCGGGCAGGGGAGGCAGGAGTGCAACCTGCTGCGGGCGCTGGCGAGGACAGGAGCACTGCCCCGGCACCTGACAGTGGTGGGAGTGGACCCCAGCGGCACGAGCCTGGTGGAGGCGCGCGACGCGGTGCTGGCGGTGGCGGACGAGGTGGGGCTGTCGCTCGAGTTCGTGAAGCTGGAGTCGCCGGTGGAGGACCTGGACATGGCGACGTGGGCGGCGTTGCGAGCCGTGCGCCGGCCGCTGGTGGTGAACGCGGCGTTCGCGCTGCATCACGTAGCGGAGAAGGAGGCGTCGGGCATGGAGGCGCGCGACGCGGTGCTGGCGAGGCTGGCGTCGCTGGGCCCGGTAGGCGTGGTGATGTGCGAGCCCCACGTGGATCACCACCGTGCACCGGCGCGTGAGCGATTGAAGAACGCGTGGAATCACTTCTCCCGCGTGTTCCAGTTGCTGGATACGTTGGAGATACCGAGCGCGGAGCGTCGCGCCATCAAGCGATTCTTCGGCCGGGAGGTGGATGACATCGTGGGCACGGTGAACGAATCGGAGCGGTGTGAGCGCCACGAGCCGGCCCTGGCCTGGTGGGAGCGGTTGCAGCGAGCAGGCTTTGCGCCGAGGGGCGGGCTGGAGGCGGTGTGTCCGGCGGACGTGCACCCGGCGGTGGGGCTGTGCGTGGAGGAGGGCACGGTGGGCATCACCTTCCGGGGCGACGTGCTGGTGTCGGTGCTGGCGGCGGTGCCAGGGGAGGGCGCGTGAGCGACCTGGATGCGTTGGCGCCGAAGGTCATCGCGAGGTGCCGTGAGGCCGGGGTGCGGCTGGCATTGGCGGAGGCGTGTACGGGAGGGCTGATGACGGCGGCGCTGACGGAGGTGCCGGGGGCATCGGCTGTGGTGGAGCGAGGGTTCGTGCCGTATTCGAACGAGTCGAAGGGAGAGCAGCTGGGGGTGCCGCTGGCGTTGTTGCAGGCGCACGGCTCGGTGAGCGCGGAGGCGGTGGGCGCGATGGCGGCGGGGGCGCTGGAGCGTTCGTGGGCGGACTGGGCGGTGGCGGAGACGGGCATCGCGGGGCCCGGGGGAGGGACGGAGGCGAAGCCGGTGGGGCTGGTGTTCATCGCGGTACAGCGGCGCGGGAGGGCCGCGGTGGTGGAGCGTCACCGGTTCGAAGGAGACCGGCGGCAGGTGCGGCATGCAGCGGCGGCGCGAGGGCTGGCCCTCCTTCTGGAGCAAGTGGGAGTGGAGTCCTGAATAGGGGACTCATCCCTCCGGACGTTGGCACGTGGACGCGTGATGGGGGAGAAGGTTTGACGCAGTCTCACGAAGGGGGCCTCGATGTATCGAATCGACGTGGACCGGGCGGAATCCATCGTGAGCTTCGCGCTGGAGGGCTACATCCGGCTGGAGGAGATGCAGCGCTTCGTGGAGGACCTGCGCGCCGCGACGGATGAAGTGGCGGGGCAGGCCATCAAGATCGAAGCGGACCTGCGAACGTTCCGGCCGGCGTCGCCGGAGGCCGCGGATCTCATCCGGAGGGTGCAGGAGTACGGGCTGCGCTCCGGAGTGACGCGGGTGGCGGAGTTGGTGCAGAACCAGATCGTCGCGTTGCAGTTGAACCGGGTGGCGTCCGGAAGCGGGACGGACAAGATCCTCCGCCGTTTCTGGCAGGAGTCCGCGGCAAGGACCTGGCTGAAGCACGGAGACGCGGAGCTGGGAGTGGCGCTGCGGGGCTGAGCGGAAACGAACATGCCAGCGCGCGGGTGGTGCGTGCTGTGGGTGTTGTTCGTGACGGGCTGCACGACGTCACGGACATGGCGGTTGGACACGGGAGAAGGCCGGGCGCGTGAGCACACGCCGCGCACGGACACGCGACCCGTGACGCTGGACGGCGACATCTTCGAGGAGACAGTGCGGACGCTGGCGCCTGGAGCGCCGGCGTCCGTGCATCCGAGGAGGGAAGCACTCCGGCTGTTGAATCCCGGAGCGGACCGCCCGCGAGCCTCGCTGGGCGTCGTGTCCGTGGATGACCCGAGGCAGGGCCGCGTCCGCGTGTCGCAAGGGGGCACGGAGCTGGAGGCCGCCTACGGACGCTGGTGCGTGCGCAAGCGGCTGTCCGGAGACTGCCTGCACCTGTTGGACGGAGGGCTGACGCTGGATGAGGAGGGCAAGCGGACGCTGGCCTTCCGTATTGCGTTGGACTCGGTGTGGGAGGAGACGGCCGAAGCCTTGGTGGGGATGGTGGACCCCGAGGCGACGGTGTCCCTGCTGGTGATGACGGGAGCGGTGTACTTCAGCCTGTGGCTGGTACCGGAGCCGCTGCTGTCGAAGGGCGTGGCGGCGACGCTGACGGTGGCGCTGATTGCATACCTGGGCTGGGACACGGTGTGGAGTCTCATCCAGGGCTGGAGGGTGCTGGCGGCGGAGGTGCGGGAAGCAGAGACGTTCGACGGCATCCGGGACGCGGGGGAGAAGTACGGCGAGGTGATGGGAAAGCAGGCGGCAAGGGCCTTCGTGATGCTGGCGATGGCGGCGCTGGGGAGTACGGCGCAGACGCTGGCGACGCGGGTCGC harbors:
- a CDS encoding AHH domain-containing protein — its product is MPARGWCVLWVLFVTGCTTSRTWRLDTGEGRAREHTPRTDTRPVTLDGDIFEETVRTLAPGAPASVHPRREALRLLNPGADRPRASLGVVSVDDPRQGRVRVSQGGTELEAAYGRWCVRKRLSGDCLHLLDGGLTLDEEGKRTLAFRIALDSVWEETAEALVGMVDPEATVSLLVMTGAVYFSLWLVPEPLLSKGVAATLTVALIAYLGWDTVWSLIQGWRVLAAEVREAETFDGIRDAGEKYGEVMGKQAARAFVMLAMAALGSTAQTLATRVATLPGSAQAALVGAEQGGFRLVAAAEVSAIAVSASGEVTLALAPNAVAMSAKGRNVPVPVEVRVHHIATNKWWEATHNGGPWSPKFQKLFDRAGMSLDDEVNTVRVQGHQGPHPREYHETVHSRLSEALGNCRTILTCKEALVRELQALGRQISKPNTRLNLLVTQP
- a CDS encoding CinA family protein, producing MSDLDALAPKVIARCREAGVRLALAEACTGGLMTAALTEVPGASAVVERGFVPYSNESKGEQLGVPLALLQAHGSVSAEAVGAMAAGALERSWADWAVAETGIAGPGGGTEAKPVGLVFIAVQRRGRAAVVERHRFEGDRRQVRHAAAARGLALLLEQVGVES
- a CDS encoding GRAS family protein; amino-acid sequence: MRTPKDELLLRAMDHALSARTIEAVEALAALYRLLDAERIPEDENYAVFATALSRRLEGATGALHPYRASEVDGGAPQIELFRRLMKHLPLASAADAVANALLADFLRGHAEPTLLDVGIGQGRQECNLLRALARTGALPRHLTVVGVDPSGTSLVEARDAVLAVADEVGLSLEFVKLESPVEDLDMATWAALRAVRRPLVVNAAFALHHVAEKEASGMEARDAVLARLASLGPVGVVMCEPHVDHHRAPARERLKNAWNHFSRVFQLLDTLEIPSAERRAIKRFFGREVDDIVGTVNESERCERHEPALAWWERLQRAGFAPRGGLEAVCPADVHPAVGLCVEEGTVGITFRGDVLVSVLAAVPGEGA
- a CDS encoding STAS/SEC14 domain-containing protein, whose amino-acid sequence is MYRIDVDRAESIVSFALEGYIRLEEMQRFVEDLRAATDEVAGQAIKIEADLRTFRPASPEAADLIRRVQEYGLRSGVTRVAELVQNQIVALQLNRVASGSGTDKILRRFWQESAARTWLKHGDAELGVALRG
- a CDS encoding TonB-dependent receptor domain-containing protein, with product MFLPRAAPLALTLVLLSASTALAQGVPSSTSEPRAVEVDVHATDAGQALSAEDALRLGFSPDAGDTALVPPSLTADAPAAWPEGLEGTPGEVELELLVDVEGHVAEAKVVRAAAEPRLTDAALAAAPGLRFTPATLAGTPVAVRLPFVYRFTPPVQVPASTTRVTGEVRARGTRRPLQDAALFLDGAIQPATTTDARGLFTVDVSPGSHTLEVRAPGHATTVFTETLTQGQTLQVVYRLQPREVNPYETVVRDERPRTEVTRISLHEQEIREVPGTMGDPFRVVMLMPGVGSLASGISYPVVRGSQPAATGFFLDGVRIPMLYHLLLGPAVVHPDFIDTVDFYPGTPPVQYGRVLGGAVEGRLSRPREDRLHFTAYADLLNAGGFIEQPFESTGTSVSLAGRFSYSALLISLAANALQNSEAERLRAGFWDYQARVEQKVGKGRLRLFALGSSDDVGISPELRAEAEGAGVVSRFHRIDLRGTHPVADGEGEVGITLGWDGLGLTGERTRDTGGDLFREKVGEYGLRQASIAARAGWRRTLTSSLDLAVGADVEHRRSATTLIGTARPPGWRPSDDADPLKRPSALATFSGAYASVTWKPSEDWVVTPGLRVDAYHLVPGMTFTAVEPRLSVRRTLTDTLTLKGGAGLFHQPPTVLVHVPAVDTASLRYGLQSGAQFDVGAEWKAFEGLELSADAYFNPLSRAVEFDLVDVAENRRRRGGLGEDPATTGYAYGFDLMARHPLGRHWFGWVSYSFLQSKRKARFARIGDDNRVLETVEGTLPFAFEQAHTFNAALSYKFGNNWTVGTVVHFNTGRPETGQLTSQTQRWVTNGDGSTEWVRQDLDRTQRLSPFFRVDARIAKSWAYQDFTLDASLDVLNLSAQQEVVAYEYRSEGGDYEGSPHKDVRPVRVPMRIPVILPLFGLKATY